In Rhizobium sp. BT04, the following proteins share a genomic window:
- the hutC gene encoding histidine utilization repressor, producing MNQSKDPTLHQRILSEIEGRIVSGEWPPGHRIPFEVDLATQYDCSRMTVNKVLTQLAKAGLIERRKKSGSFVTQPQAQSAVLEIHDIKTEVQSLNLPYSYAVSKKTSRKAKAEDSRRLELPVASSVVEVVCIHNAGARPFCLEERLISLATVPEAADVDFLTMAPGPWLLNQVPWSTAEHRIHAISAGADVAAALDIARNAACLVVERRTWSGAGPVTHVRFTYPGDRHALVARFTPASQ from the coding sequence ATGAACCAAAGCAAGGATCCCACCTTGCATCAACGCATCCTGAGCGAAATCGAGGGCCGTATCGTCTCGGGCGAATGGCCGCCGGGGCACCGTATTCCCTTCGAGGTCGATCTCGCCACGCAGTATGACTGCTCGCGCATGACGGTGAACAAGGTGCTGACCCAGCTCGCCAAGGCCGGCCTCATCGAGCGCCGCAAGAAGTCCGGCAGCTTCGTCACCCAGCCGCAGGCGCAATCGGCCGTTCTCGAAATCCACGACATCAAGACCGAGGTGCAGTCGCTGAACCTGCCCTATTCCTACGCGGTTTCGAAGAAGACGAGCCGCAAGGCCAAGGCGGAAGACAGCCGAAGGCTAGAACTCCCGGTGGCGTCCTCGGTGGTCGAGGTCGTCTGCATCCACAATGCCGGGGCGCGGCCCTTCTGCCTGGAGGAGCGGCTGATCAGCCTCGCCACCGTGCCGGAGGCCGCCGATGTCGATTTCCTGACGATGGCGCCGGGGCCGTGGCTGCTCAACCAGGTGCCGTGGAGCACCGCCGAACATCGGATCCACGCCATCTCAGCCGGTGCCGACGTGGCGGCCGCCCTCGACATCGCGCGCAACGCCGCCTGCCTCGTCGTCGAACGCCGCACCTGGAGCGGCGCCGGTCCGGTGACCCACGTGCGCTTCACCTATCCCGGCGATCGTCACGCGCTCGTGGCGCGGTTCACGCCGGCATCGCAATAG
- the hutC gene encoding histidine utilization repressor has product MKRSGEMKRELAENDSTPLYAGVKQVILDRIHSGEWPPKYRVPSENELVVELGVSKMTANRALRELANEGELVRIQGVGSFVAERKGYSALFEVRNIAEEIAERGHVHEASVIVLAQETASPEIADALELDIGAAVFHSLIVHSENGVPVQIEDRFVHPEAAPEYLDQDFTTLTPNAYLTAAAPLSGSEHVVEAAMPQAWECKLLTILKSEPCLTIRRRTWSAKQVVSTARLVYPGYRYRLEARSGKMFEE; this is encoded by the coding sequence ATGAAGCGTTCCGGGGAAATGAAGCGCGAGCTGGCGGAAAATGATAGCACGCCGCTTTATGCCGGCGTCAAGCAGGTGATCCTCGACCGCATCCACAGCGGCGAGTGGCCGCCGAAATACCGCGTGCCGTCGGAAAACGAGCTGGTGGTCGAACTCGGCGTCAGCAAGATGACCGCCAATCGGGCGCTGCGCGAACTTGCCAACGAAGGCGAACTCGTGCGCATCCAGGGCGTCGGCTCCTTCGTCGCCGAGCGCAAGGGTTATTCGGCGCTGTTCGAGGTGCGCAACATCGCCGAGGAAATCGCCGAACGCGGCCATGTCCATGAGGCTTCCGTCATCGTTCTCGCCCAGGAAACGGCCTCTCCCGAGATTGCCGACGCACTGGAACTTGATATCGGCGCGGCGGTCTTTCACTCGCTGATCGTGCACAGCGAAAACGGCGTTCCGGTGCAGATCGAGGACCGTTTCGTCCATCCGGAGGCCGCCCCTGAATATCTCGACCAGGATTTCACCACCTTGACGCCGAACGCCTATCTGACGGCGGCCGCCCCACTCAGCGGCTCCGAGCACGTCGTCGAGGCGGCGATGCCGCAAGCCTGGGAATGCAAGCTGCTCACCATCCTGAAGAGCGAACCGTGCCTGACGATCCGCCGGCGGACATGGTCGGCAAAACAGGTGGTCTCCACCGCTCGCCTGGTCTATCCCGGCTATCGCTACCGGCTCGAAGCCCGCAGCGGCAAGATGTTCGAAGAGTGA
- a CDS encoding transporter substrate-binding domain-containing protein — protein MKFSAILFCGVAALSAFAAPAFAKDWTKATITLEGAYAPWNLTNADGTLGGFEPELAKVLCERAKIECTLVASDWDGMIPALNAGKFDVIMDALSITEERKQVIGFTIPYAATPAAFATAKDSPLAKAAGTGATIKMTPGQTGVKEIDALKAAFKGKTIGIQAATVYAKFVYDNFGDIAEIREYKTGADRDLDLQNGRIDLGFDDAVYFANAFKAANDTLDFTGPEIVGSIWGEGEGLGIRQADTDLRDKFNEAIKSALADGTVKNLSMKWFKVDVSPQQ, from the coding sequence ATGAAATTCAGTGCAATCCTGTTTTGCGGCGTCGCCGCTCTTTCCGCTTTTGCAGCGCCCGCCTTCGCCAAGGACTGGACGAAGGCGACCATCACGCTCGAAGGCGCCTATGCGCCCTGGAACCTCACCAATGCCGACGGCACGCTCGGCGGCTTCGAACCGGAGCTCGCCAAGGTGCTCTGCGAACGTGCCAAGATCGAGTGCACGCTGGTTGCCTCCGACTGGGACGGCATGATCCCGGCGCTCAACGCCGGCAAGTTCGACGTCATCATGGATGCGCTGTCGATCACCGAGGAGCGCAAGCAGGTGATCGGCTTCACCATTCCCTATGCCGCCACCCCTGCCGCCTTCGCCACCGCCAAGGACAGCCCACTGGCAAAGGCCGCCGGCACCGGCGCCACGATCAAGATGACGCCCGGCCAGACCGGCGTGAAGGAGATCGACGCGCTGAAGGCCGCCTTCAAGGGCAAGACGATCGGCATCCAGGCGGCGACCGTCTATGCCAAGTTCGTCTATGACAATTTCGGCGACATTGCCGAGATCCGCGAATACAAGACCGGCGCCGACCGCGACCTCGACCTGCAGAACGGCCGCATCGACCTCGGCTTCGACGATGCCGTCTATTTCGCCAACGCGTTCAAGGCCGCCAACGACACGCTTGATTTCACCGGTCCGGAGATCGTCGGCTCGATCTGGGGCGAGGGCGAAGGCCTCGGCATCCGCCAGGCCGATACGGACCTGCGCGACAAGTTCAACGAGGCGATCAAATCAGCCCTTGCCGACGGCACGGTCAAGAACCTCTCGATGAAGTGGTTCAAGGTCGACGTCAGCCCGCAGCAATAG
- a CDS encoding ABC transporter permease: MASLELLGFGSTGWGALLIAAALMTLAVTATALAIGAVLGAIVAAAKLSGNLALVTLGNVYTTVFRGVPELLIIYLIYFGGSSAVTSIGKAMGYEGFLGMPSFAAGALAVGIISGSYQAEVFRGAFLAISKGELEAASAIGMNRAMRFRRIIMPQVLRLAIPGLGNVWQLSLKDSALISVTGLAELMRTSQVAAGSTRQYFLFFIAGGCLYLILTSLSDRIFNGAERRANRSMPASAMGQA; encoded by the coding sequence ATGGCAAGCTTGGAACTGCTCGGCTTCGGCTCGACCGGATGGGGCGCGCTGCTCATTGCTGCCGCCTTGATGACGCTCGCCGTCACGGCGACGGCGCTGGCCATCGGCGCGGTGCTCGGCGCGATTGTCGCGGCGGCGAAACTCTCCGGCAATCTTGCCCTCGTCACGCTCGGCAACGTCTATACGACGGTGTTTCGCGGCGTGCCCGAACTGCTGATCATCTATCTCATCTATTTCGGCGGCTCCTCGGCCGTCACCTCGATCGGCAAGGCGATGGGCTACGAGGGGTTCCTCGGCATGCCTTCCTTTGCCGCCGGCGCGCTTGCCGTCGGCATCATCTCCGGCTCCTATCAGGCGGAAGTGTTCCGCGGTGCCTTCCTCGCCATCTCCAAGGGTGAGCTCGAAGCGGCCTCGGCGATCGGCATGAATCGCGCCATGCGCTTTCGCCGCATCATCATGCCGCAGGTGCTGCGGCTGGCCATTCCCGGCCTCGGCAATGTCTGGCAGCTCAGCCTCAAGGATTCGGCGCTGATCTCCGTCACCGGCCTTGCCGAACTGATGCGCACCAGCCAGGTCGCGGCGGGCTCGACGCGGCAATATTTCCTGTTCTTCATCGCCGGCGGCTGCCTCTATCTGATCCTGACCAGCCTTTCCGACCGCATCTTCAACGGTGCGGAACGCCGGGCCAACCGCAGCATGCCGGCATCGGCCATGGGCCAGGCGTAG
- a CDS encoding ABC transporter permease yields the protein MDFTFLASTMVTLLKAVPTTLILFSLSIFFGGLLALVIVSMRVSGNPVLSGFAKGYIFVFRGSPLLIQMFLVFYGLGQFGVIRYSFLWPFLREPMVCAVLSLALCTAGYTAEIFRGGIRAVSPKEIEAARSIGMSGFLLVRRILAPIAFRHALPAYSTEIVLMMKSTALASLVTVWEVTGVAQRLISQTYRTMEVFLCAAIIYLVLNFIILQGMALLEYSLSRHRRAAPHALKA from the coding sequence ATGGATTTCACCTTTCTTGCTTCGACCATGGTGACCCTGCTCAAGGCGGTGCCGACGACGCTGATCCTGTTTTCGCTGTCGATCTTCTTCGGTGGCCTGCTGGCGCTCGTCATCGTCTCGATGCGGGTGAGCGGCAACCCGGTGCTTTCGGGTTTCGCCAAAGGTTATATCTTCGTCTTCCGCGGCTCGCCGCTGTTGATCCAGATGTTCCTGGTATTTTACGGCCTCGGTCAGTTCGGCGTCATCCGCTATTCCTTCCTCTGGCCGTTCCTGCGCGAGCCGATGGTCTGCGCCGTGCTGTCGCTGGCGCTCTGCACGGCCGGCTACACGGCGGAGATTTTCCGCGGCGGCATCCGTGCCGTCTCGCCGAAGGAAATCGAAGCGGCGCGCTCGATCGGCATGTCCGGTTTCCTGCTGGTGCGCCGCATCCTGGCGCCGATCGCCTTCCGCCACGCGCTGCCGGCCTATTCCACCGAGATCGTGCTGATGATGAAATCGACGGCGCTCGCAAGCCTCGTCACCGTCTGGGAGGTCACCGGTGTCGCCCAGCGGCTGATCTCGCAGACCTACCGCACGATGGAAGTCTTCCTCTGTGCGGCGATCATCTATCTCGTCCTGAATTTCATCATCCTGCAGGGCATGGCTCTGCTCGAATATTCGCTCTCCCGACACCGCCGTGCAGCCCCGCACGCCCTGAAGGCTTGA
- a CDS encoding ABC transporter ATP-binding protein, with protein MPGVTRLSVRNIRKSFGTHEVLRGISLDAEDGDVISLLGASGSGKSTFLRCINMLETASDGEIWVDGEHIQMVHKNGKAKPASQKQVDHIRSELGMVFQSFNLWSHMTILQNVIEGPIHVLKRPRADCIAEAEALLEKVGIADKRHAYPAHLSGGQQQRAAIARALAMKPKVMLFDEPTSALDPELVGEVLRVMRALAEEGMTMLVVTHEMSFARNVSNRVVFMREGLIESSGKPDEMFTGGATPAFRQFIGHFGSGQ; from the coding sequence ATGCCAGGCGTTACCCGACTTTCGGTCCGCAATATCCGCAAGAGCTTCGGCACGCATGAGGTGCTGCGCGGCATTTCCCTCGATGCGGAAGACGGCGATGTGATCTCGCTGCTCGGCGCCTCCGGCTCCGGCAAATCGACCTTCCTGCGCTGCATCAACATGCTCGAAACCGCCAGCGACGGCGAGATCTGGGTCGACGGCGAGCATATTCAAATGGTTCACAAGAACGGCAAGGCAAAGCCGGCCAGCCAGAAGCAGGTGGACCATATCCGCTCGGAACTCGGCATGGTGTTCCAGTCCTTCAACCTCTGGTCCCACATGACGATCCTGCAGAACGTCATCGAAGGTCCCATTCATGTGCTGAAGCGGCCGCGCGCCGATTGCATCGCCGAGGCCGAGGCGCTGCTCGAAAAGGTCGGCATCGCGGACAAGCGCCACGCCTATCCCGCCCATCTCTCCGGCGGCCAGCAGCAGCGCGCCGCGATCGCCCGCGCGCTGGCGATGAAACCGAAGGTCATGCTCTTCGACGAGCCGACCTCGGCGCTCGATCCGGAGCTTGTCGGCGAAGTGCTGCGCGTCATGCGCGCGCTGGCCGAGGAAGGCATGACCATGCTCGTCGTCACCCATGAGATGAGCTTTGCCCGCAACGTCTCCAACCGCGTCGTCTTCATGCGCGAGGGTCTGATCGAAAGCAGCGGCAAGCCGGACGAGATGTTCACCGGCGGCGCCACACCCGCTTTCCGCCAGTTCATCGGCCATTTCGGAAGCGGTCAATGA
- the hutH gene encoding histidine ammonia-lyase, with product MTITIDKVLTWRDVARVGAGEALALSPAAWARIELASRIVASIVETGVRAYGVNTGVGALADTVVDRASQSLLSRSIVLSHACGVGPLLDAREVRAIIAAQIANFAHGHSGVRRGIVEHLAAMLEHDCIPDVPSKGSAGYLTHNAHTALVLIGEGSATLGGERMSGREALAAIGLTPLVLGAKEGLSLVNGTACATGLTAVALSRAERLLDWADTIAALTLEAAGCQIAAFDAAVLALRPSAGIEKVGATLRARLRDSGLVAAAFGRRTQDALSLRSVPHAHGAARDVFDNSARLVDQELASVTDNPAVSGTPEQPIVSSEAHAVAPALGQAADSLAIALAQIGAISERRMDRLVNPLVSGLPPFLASDAGSHSGFMIAQYTAAALSNENRRLAAPAAMDGGLTSGLQEDFLAHPTAAAGKLLAVIDNAEYILAIELMAAAQAHDFLAATAPRAAGTDLVYQAVRERVAHYGDERPLNGDIEAVRSLIRESAPPSMG from the coding sequence ATGACGATCACCATCGATAAAGTGCTGACCTGGCGCGACGTCGCGCGCGTCGGGGCAGGGGAAGCGCTTGCGCTGTCGCCGGCCGCCTGGGCGCGGATCGAGCTGGCAAGCCGCATCGTCGCCAGCATCGTCGAGACCGGCGTGCGCGCCTATGGCGTCAATACCGGCGTCGGGGCGCTCGCCGATACGGTGGTCGATCGCGCCTCGCAGAGCCTGTTGTCGCGCAGCATCGTGCTCAGCCATGCCTGTGGCGTCGGGCCATTGCTTGATGCCCGCGAGGTGCGCGCCATCATCGCCGCCCAGATTGCCAATTTCGCTCACGGCCATTCCGGCGTGCGGCGCGGGATCGTCGAGCATCTCGCAGCCATGCTGGAGCATGATTGCATTCCCGACGTCCCGTCCAAGGGCTCGGCCGGTTACCTCACCCACAATGCCCATACGGCGCTCGTTCTGATCGGTGAAGGCAGCGCCACGCTCGGCGGCGAACGCATGAGCGGCCGCGAAGCACTTGCCGCGATCGGCCTCACACCGTTGGTGCTCGGCGCCAAGGAGGGCCTCAGTCTTGTCAACGGCACGGCCTGCGCCACCGGCCTGACCGCCGTGGCACTTTCCCGCGCCGAACGGCTGCTCGACTGGGCCGATACGATCGCGGCACTGACCCTGGAAGCGGCAGGCTGCCAGATCGCCGCCTTCGACGCGGCGGTGCTGGCGCTGCGCCCGTCTGCCGGAATCGAGAAGGTCGGAGCGACGCTGCGCGCCCGCCTTCGGGACAGCGGCTTAGTCGCCGCTGCCTTCGGCCGGCGCACGCAGGATGCGCTGAGCCTTCGTTCGGTGCCGCATGCCCATGGCGCGGCGCGCGACGTTTTCGACAATTCCGCCCGCCTCGTCGATCAGGAGCTTGCCTCGGTGACGGACAATCCGGCTGTCTCAGGCACGCCGGAACAGCCGATCGTCTCCTCCGAAGCGCATGCGGTCGCCCCGGCGCTCGGGCAGGCGGCCGATAGTCTGGCGATTGCGCTGGCGCAGATCGGCGCGATCAGCGAGCGGCGCATGGACCGGCTGGTCAATCCGCTGGTAAGCGGCCTGCCGCCGTTTCTGGCAAGCGACGCCGGCAGCCATTCCGGCTTCATGATCGCCCAATATACCGCAGCCGCGCTCAGCAACGAGAACCGCCGCCTTGCCGCACCCGCGGCCATGGATGGCGGCCTGACCTCCGGCCTGCAGGAGGATTTCCTCGCGCATCCCACAGCTGCCGCCGGCAAGCTGCTCGCCGTCATCGACAATGCCGAATACATCCTGGCGATCGAGCTGATGGCGGCGGCCCAGGCGCATGATTTCCTGGCGG